A window from Vulcanimicrobium alpinum encodes these proteins:
- a CDS encoding SAM-dependent methyltransferase, translated as MELWDGTRVPATENAHFTLFINEPFALRAAFAPPLDLSPGRAFVEKWIDIDGDIELVIDAIENALEILPRLTLPRLIAQLMRLPNVPRASRHEAQLHGKRHSKQRDAAAIGFHYDQPIEFYRSFLDSRMVYSCGYWDEGVQTLDDAQVAKIDHTLRKLRVRPGERLLDIGCGWGALVLRAAQQFGAEALGVTLSRLQYEEAQRRIAQAGVGDRVRVELRDYRDLRGETFHKIVSVGMIEHVGRERLQVYFHTAFDALRKGGLFLNHGIAQQSRDGRGCRASGFMDRYVFPDGDLVSIETILRAAGRVGFEVRDVENLREHYARTLRAWHKNLEASCDNVIAATDERTYRIWKIYMAGSARNFWRCTSYYVI; from the coding sequence GTGGAACTTTGGGATGGCACGCGCGTGCCAGCAACCGAGAACGCACACTTCACGCTGTTCATCAATGAACCGTTCGCCCTGCGAGCAGCATTTGCTCCGCCGCTGGACTTGAGCCCTGGGCGGGCGTTCGTCGAGAAATGGATCGACATCGACGGCGATATCGAGTTGGTGATCGACGCGATTGAAAATGCGCTCGAGATCTTACCTCGCCTCACACTGCCTCGTCTGATCGCGCAGCTCATGCGTCTGCCGAACGTACCGCGAGCGTCGCGGCACGAAGCGCAACTCCACGGAAAGCGGCACTCAAAACAGCGTGATGCGGCGGCGATCGGATTTCACTACGATCAGCCGATCGAATTCTACCGTAGCTTTCTTGACTCGCGAATGGTTTATTCATGCGGCTACTGGGACGAGGGCGTGCAAACACTCGACGATGCACAGGTCGCAAAGATCGATCACACATTACGAAAACTTCGGGTACGTCCGGGGGAACGTCTACTTGATATCGGCTGCGGTTGGGGAGCCCTCGTTCTGCGTGCCGCGCAGCAATTCGGTGCTGAGGCCCTTGGCGTAACGTTGAGTCGCCTGCAGTATGAAGAAGCTCAGCGACGCATCGCCCAGGCGGGCGTCGGAGATCGGGTTCGCGTTGAATTACGCGACTATCGTGATTTGCGCGGCGAGACCTTTCACAAGATCGTCAGCGTTGGAATGATCGAACATGTCGGCCGAGAGCGGCTGCAAGTATATTTCCACACCGCATTCGATGCACTTCGCAAAGGCGGACTTTTTCTCAACCACGGGATCGCTCAGCAGAGTCGCGATGGCAGAGGCTGTCGCGCGAGCGGCTTCATGGACCGATACGTCTTTCCGGACGGGGACCTCGTGAGCATTGAGACGATACTCCGTGCTGCAGGGAGGGTTGGATTCGAGGTCCGCGACGTCGAGAATCTCCGCGAACACTACGCTCGAACTCTACGCGCCTGGCACAAAAATCTCGAAGCGAGCTGCGACAATGTTATTGCTGCGACCGACGAGCGCACGTATCGTATCTGGAAGATCTATATGGCTGGCAGTGCGCGCAATTTCTGGCGCTGTACTAGCTACTATGTGATCTGA
- a CDS encoding DUF190 domain-containing protein: MNDETAKAYPYRPALRVSIYIGERDHHAGQPLYTAIVELARKLGIAGATVLRGIEGYGADAVVHSASIVDLSSNLPLIVVVIDELPRIQTFISTVADMLVDGMMTTEELEIVDHKHGKIL; encoded by the coding sequence ATGAACGATGAAACGGCCAAGGCGTATCCGTACCGTCCTGCTTTGCGAGTGAGTATCTATATCGGCGAGCGCGACCACCACGCCGGACAGCCGTTATATACGGCAATTGTCGAGCTAGCACGCAAGCTTGGAATCGCCGGAGCGACGGTTCTTCGCGGAATCGAAGGCTACGGTGCTGATGCGGTGGTGCATTCCGCGAGCATCGTCGACCTTTCATCGAATCTTCCGTTGATCGTGGTCGTCATTGATGAACTTCCGAGGATACAAACGTTCATCTCGACGGTCGCCGACATGCTGGTCGATGGAATGATGACCACGGAAGAGCTTGAGATCGTCGATCATAAGCACGGAAAGATTTTGTGA
- a CDS encoding fluoride efflux transporter FluC, which translates to MDPRAMLAVGAGAAIGGVGRLLVTEAVVARVGAGFGHYATFFINVSGAFLIGVVLALAQSRTEFNPLLRLFLATGILGGYTTFSTFSFEVFNLATGGFVLTSIVYAVGSVALGVIAAFLGVTLVRAIGV; encoded by the coding sequence ATGGATCCACGCGCGATGCTTGCTGTGGGAGCGGGCGCCGCAATTGGGGGTGTCGGTCGACTCCTGGTGACGGAGGCGGTCGTTGCACGGGTAGGAGCCGGATTTGGGCATTATGCCACGTTTTTCATCAATGTTTCCGGTGCATTCCTCATCGGTGTCGTGCTCGCTCTCGCGCAATCCCGCACGGAATTTAATCCGCTCTTGCGATTGTTTTTAGCGACGGGAATTCTTGGCGGCTACACGACCTTCTCAACATTCTCATTCGAGGTGTTCAATCTGGCAACCGGCGGATTCGTGCTTACCTCGATTGTATATGCTGTAGGGAGTGTCGCGCTGGGCGTTATCGCCGCGTTTCTCGGCGTGACGCTCGTGCGCGCGATCGGTGTATAA
- a CDS encoding MFS transporter, with protein sequence MKVSPFVWLCGVGFLGRLSYEMIRTPIVSLFAVRLGAPTQIIGLLVAAVTLTGIVVKYPSGALADIFGFRRIMSYGLIVKATAPFLYMLVSTWPQLLVLRLYHGLSTALYAPVASAFVAKEYPEQRASRLGMYGAFENGGVVLGPVFGAYLLSVSSFTVAFLSSGIIGIMAFRGIFEIPRDARRTPEAARLRPADIARQMLAGAKEIASDGAIRIVSFVEGTMYMGVGTLQAFLPLYALSVHISVAEVGVLFGIQGAASIIGRPLWGKASDTTGRRPLVVAGIVLCAATLVTMPLTENFLMLCGLNLLFGLGTGMVTPSTTALIGDLVKRNAFGAAMGVFGSLWDIGHASGPIIAGFLIAWIGYRYAFSIIAVPMLLALVFFVSSNGVRRVADRLASKLP encoded by the coding sequence ATGAAGGTCTCGCCATTCGTATGGCTATGCGGAGTTGGGTTCCTCGGCCGCTTGAGCTACGAGATGATTCGTACGCCGATCGTTTCGCTTTTTGCCGTCAGGCTCGGCGCACCCACGCAGATCATCGGTCTTTTAGTTGCGGCCGTCACGCTGACGGGAATCGTCGTGAAATATCCGTCCGGGGCGCTCGCCGACATTTTTGGGTTTCGCCGGATCATGTCGTATGGACTGATCGTGAAAGCGACGGCACCGTTCTTGTATATGCTGGTATCGACGTGGCCGCAGCTGCTCGTTTTGCGGCTGTACCACGGATTGTCAACGGCGCTGTACGCGCCCGTTGCCTCGGCATTCGTTGCGAAAGAATATCCCGAACAACGTGCGAGTCGCCTCGGCATGTACGGAGCATTCGAAAATGGCGGTGTCGTCTTGGGGCCGGTCTTCGGCGCCTATCTTTTGTCGGTTTCGTCATTCACCGTGGCCTTTCTCAGCTCCGGGATCATCGGAATCATGGCCTTTAGGGGAATTTTCGAAATCCCGCGTGACGCTCGCCGCACTCCGGAGGCTGCGCGGCTCCGACCGGCAGATATCGCGCGGCAGATGCTCGCAGGCGCGAAAGAAATCGCCAGTGACGGCGCCATCCGCATCGTAAGCTTTGTTGAAGGCACGATGTACATGGGCGTGGGTACGCTGCAAGCGTTTCTGCCGCTCTATGCATTGAGCGTGCATATTTCGGTGGCGGAGGTGGGCGTGTTGTTCGGTATACAGGGTGCGGCTTCCATCATCGGTCGCCCGCTCTGGGGCAAGGCCTCGGATACGACCGGTCGTCGGCCGCTCGTTGTCGCTGGAATAGTGCTCTGCGCGGCAACACTCGTGACCATGCCGTTAACGGAGAATTTCTTGATGCTCTGCGGCTTGAACTTGCTGTTCGGGCTCGGCACTGGAATGGTTACGCCATCGACGACCGCATTGATCGGCGATTTGGTCAAGCGCAATGCCTTCGGTGCGGCGATGGGTGTCTTCGGCAGTTTGTGGGATATCGGTCATGCGAGCGGTCCCATCATCGCGGGCTTCTTGATTGCCTGGATTGGCTATCGGTATGCGTTCTCGATCATCGCCGTGCCGATGCTTCTCGCGCTCGTCTTCTTCGTCAGCAGCAACGGCGTCCGTCGCGTGGCAGACCGGCTCGCCTCAAAACTTCCGTAA
- a CDS encoding IS256 family transposase produces MADYDLTLSRDAIPALLDQPAALGKLVETILNQVLEAQMRDHLGAERYERCQEREGYRNGYRDRQLSTRVGSLVLRVPQTRDGSFSTDIFERYRRSEQAFVVGLMEMVVNGVSTRKVTRITEGLCGTSFSKSTVSRLAKALDEPVAGFLNRRLDAAYPFIIVDALFTKVRTDKSVVSKALLIASGIRADGYREILGLSIGDSESFATWNEFFRGLKARGLHGVDVAVSDNHSGLREAIAKQFVGATWQRCQFHVMKNLLDHAPKKERENVTAAARLIFLATDRKEAERRYAEFMARFAETAPKSCVCLEGAFEDMFAILPLPEKYRRRLRTSNMQERLNEEIRRREKVIRIFPNDAAAIRMVGALLSEQNDEWLSRAYFDMTEYFEWKATTVAKPAAVKRDRRAA; encoded by the coding sequence GTGGCCGATTACGATCTTACCCTATCCCGCGACGCGATTCCAGCGTTGCTCGATCAACCTGCGGCGCTCGGGAAGCTCGTCGAAACGATTTTGAACCAAGTGCTCGAGGCGCAGATGCGCGATCATCTGGGCGCCGAGCGGTACGAACGCTGTCAAGAACGGGAGGGCTATCGGAATGGGTATCGCGATCGACAGCTCTCGACCCGCGTCGGATCGCTGGTCCTGCGCGTGCCGCAGACGCGCGACGGCAGCTTCTCAACCGACATCTTTGAGCGTTATCGCCGCAGCGAACAAGCCTTTGTCGTGGGCCTGATGGAGATGGTCGTCAACGGCGTCTCGACGCGGAAGGTCACGCGGATAACCGAAGGTCTGTGTGGGACGTCGTTTTCGAAGTCGACGGTCAGTCGCCTCGCGAAGGCCCTTGACGAGCCGGTCGCGGGATTCTTGAATCGCCGGCTCGACGCGGCGTACCCGTTCATCATCGTTGACGCGCTCTTCACGAAGGTGCGCACCGACAAGAGCGTCGTCAGCAAAGCGCTGCTCATCGCGAGCGGCATTCGTGCTGACGGATACCGCGAGATCCTTGGTCTTTCGATCGGCGATTCGGAGAGCTTTGCGACGTGGAACGAGTTCTTTCGCGGCCTCAAAGCACGCGGCTTGCACGGCGTCGACGTTGCCGTCTCCGACAATCACTCGGGCTTACGCGAGGCGATCGCCAAGCAATTCGTCGGCGCGACATGGCAGCGTTGCCAGTTCCACGTGATGAAGAACTTGCTCGATCACGCGCCCAAGAAAGAACGCGAAAACGTAACCGCTGCAGCTCGGCTGATCTTCCTCGCAACTGATCGCAAAGAGGCCGAGCGTCGATATGCGGAATTCATGGCCCGCTTCGCAGAAACGGCGCCCAAGTCGTGCGTGTGCTTGGAAGGAGCGTTCGAAGACATGTTTGCGATCTTGCCGCTGCCGGAGAAATATCGTCGGCGACTGCGCACGAGCAACATGCAAGAGCGGCTCAATGAAGAGATTCGTCGCCGGGAGAAAGTCATTCGCATTTTCCCAAACGACGCCGCAGCGATTCGCATGGTCGGCGCGTTACTCTCCGAGCAAAACGACGAATGGTTAAGCCGAGCCTACTTCGACATGACCGAATACTTCGAATGGAAAGCAACGACGGTGGCCAAGCCGGCCGCCGTAAAACGAGACAGACGAGCAGCCTAA
- a CDS encoding IS5 family transposase: protein MRSDDQQHASMWTTLSPEETVPADHPLRPIRKMVNDVLATMSPDFSKLYSKRGRPSIAPEKLLRSILLQAFFSIRSETLLLEQLRYNMLFRWFVGLGMDDAIWDVSTFSKNRERFLRGEISDKFFAAVVEIARENNLASDDHFTVDGTLLQAWASHKSFKPKNDDDNPPSSGRNPDVDFTGTTRKNDTHESTTDADARLYRKSRNTASVLGYLAHALMENRNGLIVGIRTTRATGTAEREAAIELIRGVGGARRITLGADKGYDAAAFVEELRAMNVTPHIARNLSRRSAIDERTTRHAGYEASQRKRKRVEEIFGWAKATANLRQVHYRGLRLVSETVRWTSIAFNLVRLRNLGVA, encoded by the coding sequence ATGCGCTCGGATGATCAACAACATGCGTCGATGTGGACGACGCTCTCGCCCGAAGAAACCGTTCCCGCAGATCATCCGCTACGGCCGATTCGAAAAATGGTCAACGACGTGCTTGCGACGATGTCACCCGACTTCTCGAAGCTGTACTCGAAGCGAGGTCGGCCATCTATCGCTCCGGAAAAGCTTCTGCGATCGATCCTCCTGCAAGCGTTTTTCTCCATCAGGAGTGAGACGCTGCTCCTTGAGCAACTTCGCTATAACATGCTCTTTCGATGGTTCGTTGGTCTGGGCATGGACGATGCGATCTGGGACGTTTCGACGTTTAGCAAGAATCGCGAGCGATTTCTCCGTGGCGAGATCAGCGACAAGTTCTTTGCAGCCGTCGTTGAGATCGCGCGCGAAAACAATTTAGCGAGCGACGACCATTTCACCGTCGATGGGACGTTACTTCAAGCTTGGGCCAGTCATAAAAGCTTCAAGCCCAAGAATGACGACGATAATCCGCCGTCGTCAGGCCGCAATCCGGACGTCGATTTTACCGGTACGACGCGTAAAAACGATACTCATGAGTCGACGACCGATGCAGACGCGCGGCTCTATCGTAAGAGCCGTAATACGGCGTCGGTCCTCGGCTATCTCGCGCATGCGCTGATGGAGAATCGGAATGGTCTCATCGTTGGGATTCGCACGACGAGGGCCACTGGAACGGCCGAGCGCGAAGCCGCGATCGAGCTCATTCGCGGCGTTGGAGGCGCGCGACGGATTACACTTGGCGCCGACAAGGGTTACGACGCAGCTGCATTTGTCGAAGAACTCCGAGCGATGAACGTGACACCGCACATTGCTCGAAATCTCAGTCGTCGAAGTGCGATAGACGAACGGACAACGCGCCATGCCGGCTACGAAGCGAGTCAGAGAAAGCGAAAGCGCGTCGAAGAAATCTTTGGTTGGGCAAAGGCTACCGCGAATCTCCGACAAGTTCATTATCGCGGACTACGACTCGTAAGCGAGACCGTACGGTGGACGTCGATCGCATTCAATCTCGTGCGACTTCGCAACCTTGGAGTTGCATAA
- a CDS encoding IS3 family transposase — protein sequence MSAALELAHEIPQRALCTAAGISRSTLRRRLNGTPERLPSVISRRRSRRALSEHEQAEVLAVLHGERFADRAPATIHATLLDEGIYLCSVSTMYRLLRANAEVRERRRIARHPEYRKPELVATGPRQVFSWDITKLRGPHPGEWFSLLVMLDIFSRFVVGWMLVHRANAELARHFIAQTLEREGIQPGHAIVHADRGAEMTAQPVCALMDKLGVVRSHSRPHVSDDNPFSESQFRTLKYHPEFPDRFGSFEHGHDFVGEFMTWYNNEHRHSGIAMLTPAMVHHGQADRVLAARHDVMLAAYRAKPERFIGGSPKRIVLPPAVWINPPAHDGVAV from the coding sequence TGCACTGCAGCGGGCATCAGCCGCTCGACGCTGCGGCGCCGCCTAAACGGCACGCCGGAACGACTTCCGTCCGTGATCTCGCGCCGGCGCTCGAGAAGAGCACTGAGCGAACACGAGCAAGCTGAGGTGCTCGCGGTGCTGCATGGCGAGCGGTTTGCCGATCGCGCGCCGGCGACGATCCACGCGACCTTGCTGGACGAAGGTATCTACCTGTGCTCGGTGAGCACGATGTACCGCCTGCTGCGAGCAAACGCGGAGGTGCGCGAACGTCGCCGTATTGCACGTCATCCGGAGTACCGTAAGCCCGAACTGGTGGCCACCGGTCCGCGTCAAGTTTTCTCGTGGGATATCACGAAGCTGCGCGGCCCGCACCCGGGTGAGTGGTTCTCGCTGCTGGTGATGCTCGACATCTTCAGCCGGTTTGTCGTCGGCTGGATGCTCGTGCATCGGGCCAACGCCGAACTCGCACGGCACTTCATCGCGCAGACGCTGGAACGTGAAGGCATCCAGCCCGGGCACGCGATCGTTCACGCCGATCGCGGCGCGGAGATGACGGCGCAACCCGTGTGCGCCCTGATGGACAAGCTCGGCGTCGTACGTTCGCACAGCCGTCCGCACGTTAGCGACGATAACCCCTTCTCGGAGTCCCAGTTCCGCACGCTGAAGTACCATCCCGAATTCCCCGATCGATTTGGGTCGTTTGAGCACGGGCACGATTTCGTTGGTGAGTTCATGACCTGGTACAACAACGAGCACCGGCACTCCGGAATCGCGATGCTGACGCCGGCAATGGTGCATCACGGCCAGGCGGACCGCGTGCTCGCCGCCAGACACGACGTGATGCTCGCGGCTTACCGCGCCAAACCGGAACGATTCATCGGCGGATCGCCAAAGCGGATCGTGTTACCGCCCGCGGTGTGGATAAATCCGCCCGCTCACGACGGGGTCGCCGTGTAG